The window GCTAACGTATCGATGATTCGTTCTGCAGAtggtaagtaaattttaatgttaaatactttgtaatttgtaaCTTAAGCTAATGATTGTTTAGTGATATATTCTCTAAGcactttaaaagtattttaaatgaaatatataggTGCAGTTATGAGCTATTCAAAAAGTTCTAAATGTTGAAAAGATATTCTTGCAGAATATCTTATGTAGGTATTCTattcaaattttgattttaaatgtaGGATCTACTAATTaggtttttttcaaataattatcctacaagattttattaatatgccgtgtggttcccggcaccaatacaaaaaagaataggaccactccatctctttcccatggatgtcgtaaaaggcgactaagggataggcttacaaacttgagattctttttttaggcgataggctagcaacttgtcactattcgaatctcaattctatcttaaagccaaatagctgaacgtggcctatcagtccgctcaggactgttggctctgtctaccccgcaagggatatagacgtgattatatgtatgtatgtatgttttattaatattctttttattacatagaGAAAGTGTTTTGtatgtaacgaataaactcaaaaataaagttttccaGTGAGTTAGACTAGATCTTCGGAAATAACTTTCTGAAGAAacatagatttataaaaaacaattactcTACTACTCTCTACGTCTACTTAAAAAGtattcatttcaaaattttttaaacaggCTTTTCTTGCGCATGCGACGACCATAGCGTTCCAAGCGGACCAGCAAAATGCAGGGCTTGCAACGCAACTGAACTAGTTTCCTCCGACGGCTCCACCTGTGTCCCTAGAAAATGTCAAAATACTTCTGGAAGATTTGTTTGCAGGAAATGTCCTAGTGATTACATCACTGGTGAGTTAACTTGCTAAgatatacaaatacatacatataattcgtTATTGATCCCAGACGAAGCTAACAGACTCAGACATCAGTTCATGTGCATCATCATCATGTGTTCTctcagtgatagaattgagattcaaataatgatggGTTGTTAGGCCaccacctaaaagaagaattccgagtttcatttaatatgataaaatactttttttaaattcaacatTTGTTTATGATTTAAGAAATGTTCAGTTTCGAAACATCCCCATAAGTATCCTGTAGGTACTGTCAAAGCTGAAAAAACATCCATGCTAATATTTTTCGAGGCGTAATTTAAGTGAGCAAATTCTCACAAAGTTAGGGAACCGATTAAAGTTTGCGGAATTCCGAAATTTACTCAAGATAAAGCAAGAATTTTCGATAACAGTTCCCAGTATTATTTAGGTTAAGAGTTGAATAATTGAAGTGGAAATATCAAGCTAAGTAATTTTACTTCAATAGATGAAATTTGGATCTTTTTTTAACTCTTTCTTTATACTTACtacctactttttttatttcattcacatttaaTTTGGGGGTCCACTTAAGGCATCATGTAACTAATACTGTATATACTTATCAAGATTTAGTTTAAGTAGGTTCATACTATGGTAATGGGGACATTGGGATCGGACAATGATACcgcttaaaaatacatttaacgtCTACTTCATAGAGACTagaattataataagtacaatGAATATTTAGATGAAACTATTAAATAATAGGATAGAATACTCTTAGTCTATCTCCCACTCAAAAACTAATTACAACTTCTGTTTTTCCAATTTgtcaaacatttatattttattctagaCCAGTATTCGTTCTTTGAATAATAATGACGTAATAACAAAGAGTATTAGCTTCCTTGTTGAGCTACACCTATTTACCTTAgattataaatgtaagtaggtaGCCATTCAATAATTTGTCTGttgtttaaactttttacgacatctgcGAGAAGACATAAAGTGATACAATTTTTCACAGCTTAAATTTAGATGGAAACTTTACATCTTGGTTTTTTATAAAGGACAGAATTCCGAATAATAAAAGGctaatttttttctcatttttaaaCGATCTGGATAATCTTTTCGGGATTATGTACTTTATGTTAATTAACGTATCTGATATCAAGGTATAGCCATCTGATACTAACTGTTGTAAACTAGAATTCCAAAAATCTGAACAgctaaattctttattaacaatactgtttttattgtaagaataactaagtacctataagtacctattttttttaagttactcAAAACCTCGATGGATCGCCAATGAAAGAGGTTCTATGCGTGAAGTgttgtaatataattataacgtaTATTCGTGTAGGTACTTAtcaaatttcatattattaagtCTGTATTGTTCCTACTTTTATATGACTCTAAAACTGTTTCAGGATTagtatctatttttatatgaacatTGCTTTCTAGATGTATGAAATCcttgtattgtatttattgtcAATTTGTTTACTATTTAGAGAAGTTGTTGAATAAATTGTACATTATAGATTTCTGAAaaccttattttattatttaccacTTTAAACTATTTGcgattcaataaataaaaatgcgcGCATGATATAAGTatcacattataaataaatatatctataaattctaggatatattaattaaaagagTGCCATCTAATTCATTTCTCTGAAATTATGAggagccaaacagttgaacctttcattcttttgatgactgttggctctgtctaccccgcaaggggtataaatgtgattatatgttttgtttattaggATCACACATGCAACGTGGTATGTAATGTCCGCGTTGTAGTTCTACCGATTTGcgctagatggcgttgttatAATAACTCAAAAAATTGCATTCCATTTGGcatttattcatattcttcagcaattttttgataaatttcaataaacaggtaaaacgtgaatataaaaatataaatatttaagtatgtttgttactatgatgatggaattggggCCTTCGTGCGCCAGTccaactcgcacttggccggttttgATAATGTTATATTGTGTTTTGAAACAAATGAAACTACACTTGTTATTatcatttgaataaatatgtgttaaaactattttactcggcctaattactttattaattgttaTCAAAGTGTATATCAAAGCAGGTAGATAATAAGCCATGTGCCAAATATTTACGAAGTAACAATATTTACCTGTTTTGTAGTAATTGTGTGACTGGCTatgactttataaaaaaaaagatttaagaaCAAACGGTAGTTGCGGCAGGCCTCTACCTGAAGTTGCACCCAATTTTCCGCTAGATggcacttttaaatttaatattagtttaacaCGCGCTAGTTAGATTTTTTCGCTCAGATTGACTACCTCGGCACGATCGTTTAGCGGCAAGACCTTACTTCATAGGATCATTTCTATAGGAAGCTCTTCGCATAGACGCTCGCAATACGCGGGGCCTCACTAACCACGATGAGGAGACGTGGCGCGGTGTCCTGAGCGTGAGGCGGGCGGTGGTGCTCACCATCAGCCCTCGATGATCGTTCGCTCCCCCAGGGGAGAGTGGGACACTGTCGCTTTCTGAGTGgttagtttatatatttttacaacctcttttaaattatttacaaagcgTCAGTATAACttctcattaaaataaaaggaaatataattgtaatataaCGTTTATTtgtgtacctacttatctAGTTTCATATTATTAAGAATCTGTATTGTGCCTACTTTTATATGACTCTGAAACTGCTTCAggatctatttttttaatgaacactAGATTTATGAaacacttatattttttactttcaatctgtttaatgtaagtttgtgaataaattgtaaattatagattttttgAACACGTTGTTTTATTAAGACTTTGAAACGGTTTAATAAATTGATGAATACGAGATTGATTTATATGTATCAGATAATATATTTcgaatatacctataaattcTAGgagatattaattaaaagatcCTGAGTGTTTCATCTATCTCTGCGCCAAATTCAATCAAAGTTGGTGTAGTCCTTCcagaattttttattacaatcttTAGTCTagaaatatatgaataaacattacaattaaaatacaaaaatccgATAGTTTCTTTGTGATTAGTAATTGTGTATCACGAAGAAAATACGGATTTCTGGATCTGAATAAATGATATTTGTATGATTAATgaatagttatatattttcaaaaatttgaattcgtCTTGATACAGTGATTGTACAGGTCATATGATAAATTGATTTGCAATGACAATAATTAACGTGCAATATCTATCCCCCTATCGagctttaattataaaacgaatttaatttttttctttttgattttgTGCAGGGCAAgttctattaaaaatacaataatagaGATGGCAACACCtaataaataacacaacaTGCAACTCGTAGTTTGTTTCCAAGTGAGAGGAGTGGCGTCTGAAGGCAACACTGAAGTAACGCTCGGGGCATTTACCCATTCCCTGTCTAATAAACCACTCTCAACGAATCGCTGAATCCAAATTGATATCAGCCTAGCAAACGGCGATTGATGCCTCGTCCAGATTACCAAAGGAACACTCAAGATCGAGTCAACAAGGACCAATCCACATTCGTTCTCTTTCCTTCCCCGAGAAAGACAATAAGCCCACGCATATTCTAAAGAAATAGCCAGCACAAACTTCTTCCTCCCCTCCACTACATCCCAAAACATATTATCAAATTCAGAATCCGGAATAACGATAAACATATCCTTGATGCCTTGGTCGTATTCAAAATAGTTAATGAAAGTAGCGCGCCCACCGAATTTGTAACCGTAGTCAATACTTTCCTTCAAATTATTGAAGGCACCGTCCGCGGTGTCAGTTTTCAAAGCCAATATGAGCACACTCTGATAGGCACTTCTCACAACAAAAGTAAACCAAATCCACAGGCCGATTATGTATAAATCTCGGAACCGTTTTGGCGCCATCCTGACTGGTTGACCCATCATCACGCCCCAACTCCGGAAAATAATTCCATGTAATCTTTTGaagtttttaaagtaagtCATTCCAAATTTTTTAACTGATCTTATCTTCCATACGATTGGAATTAAATTGACGATAGTTACAACTATTAAAAGGATGAGCCACAGATAACCGTTCAACGGTGTCAGTAGCCGCCACAGGACCGGTCCCGGCGATATCGGCGGAGCTAGCCATCCATGACGAACACGGAAATAGGGTGTAGAAAAATCTAGAAGTCCTGATTTGTCCACCCCTAGTGGAATACTGCAAGTGGAGATGTTATCTCTCCCTGAAACCACGTCATTGAGCGAGTCAGACCAGTTGCGAGCTCTATGCAAATCCAAGCTAACGTAATCTCTAATTGACGTGACGGCCGTAAAATTCATTTTGTCCCTGAGTAGTttcaataatactttttttattatttgcaaaGGAACCTTATACTCTAACTCAGGGTGATATAGCTTATCGGTTGATATGTAAAGTGGACAACCTTGCATATTCTTCATcttgtttgaaaaaatattttcagtaatCGCGTTTCCTTTCCAAACGCCAATCATTTTCGGCAGAGTATTCTGACAATCAAACTGATTACGATAAGGAAAATATGTGTACAATGTAATGTTGGTTTTCTCGTTCGCAATTGTAACTACATTCGTCACATGGTAACTCCACAAAATAGCGaatattttatcaactttCTTGGGTGttgatagaaataatattataaatttcgtACCGCTGCTTAACAAAGTTTTTCCTCTGAGATCTGGTTTCATTCtgtacaatattttcatgaaCGAATGGAATGTTTCAACAATCACAACCACTTGCTTCGGTGGAGCTGTGTCCCTTTTGCATTCTATGATAACAGTTCCCTTGTACGATATCAAGAATGAATtaacatgttttatttcaacGTCATTGAAGTATACAGCGGTATGTATGCGGTAGTCGAAATGCTTATTCGCAATTTCTGTACCACAGTTGATTATAGATTCTTGTATATTGGAATCTTGATCCAGAtgtgaattaattattgttcTTGCTAATGAGTAATGGAAAagaataaagataataatagtCTTACTCGTCATTGTAAATAAATCCAACGAacgataaattataatttaggaAGGACAAACGGCTTCCAAAagcttttttagttttaagacaaacattttttttttaatatgtaactactgcttttaaattttcatttggattaaaaaaaataaatgtcatttGCAATCTGTCGTAATTATTTCAGttcatactaatattgtttgaaaaatattttactaacaATAGTGCCATGACAGTTTCCACTCGGCCTtcctaatattattttgcaatTTGTTTTAGCAAAAGATTACTAAAACACTTTTAACACCATTCTCAAGATTGAGTTACACTCGCGTCTAATGGAAAGTGGAAATTTTTCAGGTCTCGGGCGAAATCCGCAATGCACTGCTATAAATCAACCTTTGTTCTCAAAAACCTTTTAGAATGCATCGTGCATTAACTTCTGTCAGTTGACTGATGAGTTGTTAAGTAGTTTGAAAAGTAATAGTATCGTTgttatgaaatgaatgaagaTAAAGCATAGTGTGTGCCAACTGCGTTTATTCAAATTCTTCTTATATTTAACTGTTGTTGACATTGTTTGATATTTCGTTCgttgatgttatgtattttatatccaATCGAGAGAAAGGCTACAAAACCTATGAAGGAAAGTATtaaacctttgcagggaataccataagtaaatttaaaaaaacacataacGGGCTATCTTTTTTATGACTTTTAAAGGACTAATGAATTTAACAAAGCTTTAttactcaataaaaaataatacgtattttcaattaaataacgaaaaatattattggtaGGTATATTCCTgcagttattttgtttacctATTAAAGTAACTCAATAAATTcgtaatctttatttatgtacaagaTGTTCTGAGCTAACATAATGTttatgagtttatttttaaactcatGAAGGGTCTTGCTCCATTtcatttcttataaattacGCTTCGACAACCCTAATTGTTGCTAGGCAACGTATATAACACATTATTACAAACAAGAAAATGGCGtgctttgttttgttttttgaaaaatacgtCAATAATTATCGGCCAGTTTTGTAgtgtaatatgttttattttcttgatttAAAATCGTGtactacattattattaatattttttgttagatGCCAGTGTTAACTTCAAAACGAATCTCTTTtcctcattaaaaaaaaactggccGTGAAATGGGATTAGCCATAGTATatttgattgtatttatgatttttggtTTAAGTGCATATGAATTACCTATTTGTAATTCAACAGAGTATTATGATCCCAATTTGATGAGCTGCCAGGCATGTCCTGCTAACGTATCGATGATTCGTTCTGCAGAtggtaagtaaattttaatgttaaatactttgtaatttgtaaCTTAAGCTAATGATTGTTTAGTGATATATTCTCTAAGcactttaaaagtattttaaatgaaatatataggTGCAGTTATGAGCTATTCAAAAAGTTCTAAATGTTGAAAAGATATTCTTGCAGAATATCTTATGTAGGTATTCTattcaaattttgatttaattttatatgtaggaTCAACTAATTaggtttttttcaaataattatccaacaagattttattaatattatttttattacatagagaaagaagatttgtattttgttcgTAACAAactcaaaatgaaaaattacagGCTTTTCTTGCGCATGCGACGACCATAGCGTTCCAAGCGGACCAGCAAAATGCAGGGCTTGCAATGCAACTGAACTAGTTTCCTCCGACGGCTCCACCTGTATTCCTAGAAAATGTCAAAATACTTCTGGAAGATTCGTTTGCAGGAAATGTCCTAGTGATTATATCACTGgtgagttacatacatacatacatatggtcacgtctatatcccttgcggggtagacagagccatagtcTTGagaaaactgaatggccacgttcagctatttggtggTGAGTTAAATTGCTAAgatatacaaatacatataattatgtattgatCCCTTacggtagacaaagccaacagactCAGACATCAGTTCATACGCATGGCTcagtgaaagaattgagattcaaataatgatgaGTTGTTAGGCCaccacctaaaagaagaattcccagtttaattaattatgttaagatatttattatttaattcaacaATTGTTTATGATTTGAGAAATGTTCAGTTTGAAACACCCCCGTAAGTATCCTGTAGGTACTGTCAAAGCTGAAAAAACATCCATGCTAATATTTTTCGAGGCGTAATTAAAGTGAGCAAATTCTCACAAAGTTAGGGAACCGATTAAAGTTTGCGGAATTCCGAAATTTACTCAAGATAAAGCAAGAATTTTCGATAACAGTTCCCAGTATTATTTAGGTTAAGAGTTGAATAATTGAAGTGGAAATATCAAGCTTAGTAATTTTACTTCAATAGATGAAATTTGGATCTTTTTTTAACTCTTTCTTTATACTTACtacctactttttttatttcattcacatttaaTTTGGGGGTCCACTTAAGGCATCATGTAACTAATACT of the Amyelois transitella isolate CPQ chromosome 19, ilAmyTran1.1, whole genome shotgun sequence genome contains:
- the LOC132902881 gene encoding uncharacterized protein LOC132902881, whose translation is MTSKTIIIFILFHYSLARTIINSHLDQDSNIQESIINCGTEIANKHFDYRIHTAVYFNDVEIKHVNSFLISYKGTVIIECKRDTAPPKQVVVIVETFHSFMKILYRMKPDLRGKTLLSSGTKFIILFLSTPKKVDKIFAILWSYHVTNVVTIANEKTNITLYTYFPYRNQFDCQNTLPKMIGVWKGNAITENIFSNKMKNMQGCPLYISTDKLYHPELEYKVPLQIIKKVLLKLLRDKMNFTAVTSIRDYVSLDLHRARNWSDSLNDVVSGRDNISTCSIPLGVDKSGLLDFSTPYFRVRHGWLAPPISPGPVLWRLLTPLNGYLWLILLIVVTIVNLIPIVWKIRSVKKFGMTYFKNFKRLHGIIFRSWGVMMGQPVRMAPKRFRDLYIIGLWIWFTFVVRSAYQSVLILALKTDTADGAFNNLKESIDYGYKFGGRATFINYFEYDQGIKDMFIVIPDSEFDNMFWDVVEGRKKFVLAISLEYAWAYCLSRGRKENECGLVLVDSILSVPLVIWTRHQSPFARLISIWIQRFVESGLLDREWVNAPSVTSVLPSDATPLTWKQTTSCMLCYLLGVAISIIVFLIELALHKIKKKKIKFVL